The segment agaagagggggagggggagagagagagaggggaggagagagaggagaaaaggggggagagaggggaaaagacggggaggaggaaaagagagaaaaagaggaaggaaagatagagagagagagaaaaaaggaaatgaggatgagaagggagagagagagagagacgagagaaaagacgagagagaggatgagagagagggggagggagaaaggggaaaaagagggaggcgagagagaggaaaagaggaaaaggggggagagagaaatagagagagagaagagagagagaaaaggggagagtaaagagggaagaagatagaggggtggagggggaaaagggaagaggggtggaaaagagagagagaggaaagagaggggaagggagagataagggagggaagaggagaggggaggggaaggggaggagagaagagagagagaaggtaagaggagagagaggggaaaagagagggagagagggggagagagagagagagagagaagggagaatgggaggggggaaagagatgaaaggagagagagagagagaggagagggaaaagaggagggggaaagagagagagagagagaggggagagagagaaagaaaggggagagggggagagagagagagagggggaaagggggagaggaggagaggagagagaggaggaaaaggaaagaggagagagaggagaggatgagaggggggaaaagagaggagagagagagaaaagagagagggaggggggggagaaaagaggagagagaaaagagagagaaaagaggggaaatttGAAAGGCAGAGAGTTTGAAGGTATGAaacgaaaagatagataaaaagagagagagaactaaaagaTCGCAGTTTCCCGTTCGTGAAAAagacttctttttcctttccaaaaCCTTTTTGGGGGCAAATTCCCTTTGCGGTGCCCTTTTCTGCTCTCCTCCTTGTGTTATCACACGGTAAGAAAATTCCTTATTTGTGTGGGTTCCCATGCCAAAATTGTaaagaatttaataaaataaattaaatattttatatattttttaaaatcttatctataaatatctttatatttagggttataatctatttttttattccctATATCAAATAAATTCTCTATgctttatatcaatatttatacccATCTATCATCACACCACAAAaaacttatatattattattatattataatatacacatgtatatattttaaacgaCACCCCCACcaaacaccccaaaacacacacacttccacacacacaaaacactttatatatttatatatatatatatatatgtgtgtgtgtgtgtgtgtgtgtgtgtgtgtgtgtgtgtgtgtgtgtgtgtgtgtgtgtgtctgtttatatatacatgtatatatatgtatatatatatatatatatatatatatatatatatacacatatataaacatatgtgtgtgtgtgtgtatggacacaaaataatcatatatatgtatatatataaacataaatataaaagtatatataatatatatatataaatgtatatgtataatatatatatatatatatatatatatatatatatatgaatgtatacgtaatatatatatatatatatatatatatatgtatatatatgtatatatataatatatatatatatatatatatatatatatatatatatatatatatatatatatatatttatttatatgcatgttctTCTACCCTCCAACAGCCGGCCAGGAGTGTTCTTCAGGCGAGATCAGGTGTAAAGATTCCTCGCGATGTATTCCCCTCCGCTACATCTGCGACAACGACAACGACTGCGGCGACAATTCCGACGAGGACGGCGATCTGTGTGCAGTGAGTCAAAATACGAATAGTACCTAAGGTCTGATATTTTCAAAGCTAATTTAGGTTGCTTCATTAtttcaagggaaaaaaaattgttgtgtgtatatgcgcgcgacTACTTAAGCACGTACACACCTATAGACATtggcacagataaacagacacagaaacatacacacacagacacagaaatacacacacacacacacacacactgacagacagagagagagagagagagagagagagagagagagagagagagagagagagagagagagagagaaagagagagagagagagagagagagagagagagagagagagagagagagagagagagagagagagagagagagagagaaaagagagagagagagagagagagagagagagagagagagagagagagagagagagagaacaacaccaATTATATCTCGCAAAGCAAATCCTACCCATAACGATAATTATCTATTCCTCCCATGCATTACCCCTTCCAGGCTTGGCGTTCCGATTCGTGCGACCTAGGCTTTCATAACTGCGAGAGATTCGGCGATGTTTCATGTGTTTCGATTCAGTCGTATTGTGAAGATTCGAACCCGCAGTGCAATGGATCCCTTGAGCCGAGAGTTTGCCAAGTAAGGAATGGATAAATATTGAGTAATGGGATGGCAAATTGTATGTTGAATTGTGAACGGATAAAGTGCAGAATTGAAATGTGAAATGATTGGTTGTGGTTGTTAATGagggatgatgaagataaaagatttttttttttcagtttttatcttgattttgagtatgtttttttttctgtctttcagaTCTTGAGGGATGGGGCGATCCAGAATTTATCGTCGATAACAGTCTCTGGTGGTTAGTTTAGTATATTTGTAAAAATAGGAAATCATCATTGACATGTTATGGCTTTGCTCTCTCTAAAACTGCTTTTAACGGCGGTACTCAGTTTATAATCACAGTAATGCTTATTTTTAGAGAAAATGATGTTAAGAAcgtgatagcgatgataatgacaacttcTAATGCACTATACATTACCCTTCTCCAGCAGAAATAACATTACtgttatatccattattatttttttaatttctttttattattattattttttttttttttgtaatcactTATAATGTCGACATTACTGACGCTGTTACAGTAGGTTATTAAGAATGcagatatataaaatgttattgcTTTCTTCCTTTAATAACTAGAATTATAACTAGCCACCCTCTTCCAGTTACAACCAACCTGAACAAGAGCAAAATTCGCGGGGAAGAGCTGAAGCAAGTCGTGAACTTCACCCTCAGTCACCCTGCCTGTCCACCTCTGTTCACCCTCGTCGGGGACCAGTGTCTGTCTATCCTGTTTGTCAATAACGTGAGTGATGTTATATAGTGTTTCTTAATTATTGGTATTAGCTATTAACTTTATTAGATATATAATCATCATGTTCAAAACTTTGCAACTAATCGGAAGActattaagatttaaaaaaagatgtCCACAACAACGCTACATGagaaataaacatatttacaccaAATCTTTACAGGTGACATGGGGGGAAGCACGCCACCTGTGCCGGCTCATCGGCGGCGATTTGATCACTTTTAAGAACGTCAGTCATTTTGCCTCTGTCATCCAGCATTTGAAGGAGACGAGTGAGTTAAAAGCAAAAAACTATAATGAAGTAAATAATCATTCACtgtagagtaaatagtatttttaatgTAGAGTATGCACGGAATTAtaagatataaacatatttgcacTATTAGAACCCCAGACTTTAAACTTAAATGAACTTACGTGCCGTATAAACCTGCAGAGTTGAGTGCGGACTTCTGGGTGGGCGGCCATTACGTGGACAAGGAATGGACTTGGCTGGATGGCTCGCCTATGGAACATGGATCGCCTTTCTGGACTGTTAGGTAAGATTTAGTCTATTTACAGTGGATCTGTATTAGAATGGGTATACCCAAAAAAAAGTCTAACTGCCAATTATATGGAAATACACATTGGAACAGACATACCTTTATATTTTAGTCTTTCGTATTCTGAACTTTACCTCTACAGATACAGCGACATTTGTGGATATCGTGAAGTGACCTCAAGTCTCAATATCACCAGGCGCGCAAACAACGGTTcctgttatcgttattttcaagCACCCGGTGAATTCCCTCGAGGAGAATGCGTAGCTCTTACATATGAACATTTTTACTACATGAGTGACGAAGATTGCTTGCACAGGAAGAGTCCCCTTTGTGTTGCAACAGATCGATATTAAAATTGGAGTGAGATGTtgcatcattctttttatttcaagATCGTTTGATTTTtgtaggttttttttcttttctttttcatttttttcgacGTCAATAGACAGAAGCCGCGCTTTGAATGGTTTATTTTCAACATGGCATTTTTTTGTCCTCAGACTGCCCATTCATTTATTTCTGATTGGCGAAGGTAATGTATTTGTGCAGAATTGGCGAAATAAAAATGATGTAAAAAGATGGCTAGTATTAATACCTTATAACCAGTATGAAATAGAATACACACAAAAAGTTTAAGCAAAGGGAAATAAGTACATAATTTTTGGGGGAGGGAATAAAGTTTATAAACTTGTATGATAAGTTACAGAACAATGTTACATAAAGTCTTAGAAATTCAAGAAAAAGGAGGCACTACAAACACGCATaaaacatgtttgtgtttgtctgtacgccGGTGCATGTTCGAGAGTATTGAAAGTTATGCCCACACTTGCAATGGTTCCGGCATTTTATTATGTAAAATCTTATCGATATATTTTTTGACGTTAACATGTGTTTCTTCTCTCCAAGCTGCATTGAATTCAAGGTTGAGATGTACCATTACAGATAAACTAACTGATATGGATATCACTTTCATAAAAAAGTCAATTAGACTTAAGTTGGTTGTAATTAtgacggttatatatatatatatatatatatatatatatatatatgtatgtatgtatatatatacacatatatacacatataaacacacacacatacatatgtgtgtatatatatatatatatatatatatatatatgtatatataacatatcacacacacacacacgcacaacacacacgcacacacacacacacacacacacacacacacacacacatatatatatatacatatatatatatatatatatatgtgtgtgtgtgtgtgtgtgtgtgtgtgtgtgtgtgtgtgtgtgtgtgtgtgtgtgtgtatgtgtgtgtgtatgtgtgtgtgtatacatacatatatgtataaagtacacacacacacacacacacacacacacacacacacacatatatatatatatatatatatatatatatacacacacacacactcaaatatatgtgtgtatatgtattgtatataaacatgtgtatgcacacacacacgcacacatatatgaatatatatacatatatatacatatacacatatatatttatatatatgtgtgtatatataaagtatatatacatatatatatatatatatatatatatatatatataaagtcatatatgtatataaatatatatatatatatatatatatatatatatatatgtgtgtgtgtgtgtgtgtgtgtgtgtgtgtgtgtgtgtgtgtgtgtgtgtttgcattatatgtaaatgtgtgtgtatatatatatatatatatatatatgtatatatataaatatatgtgtgtgtgtatatatatatatatatatatatatatatatatatatatacatattcatatatatatttataattgcatgtgtgcatgcatctttctgtatatatgtacgtatgtatgtatgtatttgtttatatatttattcatttatctacttgtttattcatttctctctctttatatatatatatatatatatatatatatatatatacacatacacatacatacatatatgtatgtatgtatgtatgtatgtattgtatatatatacatatatataaatatacatatatatatatatatatatatatatatatatatatatatatatatatatatttatatatgtatgtatgtgtttatatagttatttatctacttttttatatatctctttctgcctctttatatatatatatatatatatatatatatatatatatacgtatatataaatacacacatcgatctatctatcatttcatactcatgtatataagtatggataCATTTACCACATATACTTGCATggatgtatctgtgcgtgtgtgtagatgaaAACATCCAAATGATATAAGGTTTGAAAATCCAAGAGTCACGTTCCCTTCACAGTGACATAGCGTGGGTTACAAATCATTAAGAGAATCAAGATTTCATGCGCGCC is part of the Penaeus chinensis breed Huanghai No. 1 chromosome 2, ASM1920278v2, whole genome shotgun sequence genome and harbors:
- the LOC125034803 gene encoding uncharacterized protein LOC125034803 — translated: MFFYPPTAGQECSSGEIRCKDSSRCIPLRYICDNDNDCGDNSDEDGDLCAAWRSDSCDLGFHNCERFGDVSCVSIQSYCEDSNPQCNGSLEPRVCQILRDGAIQNLSSITVSGVTTNLNKSKIRGEELKQVVNFTLSHPACPPLFTLVGDQCLSILFVNNVTWGEARHLCRLIGGDLITFKNVSHFASVIQHLKETKLSADFWVGGHYVDKEWTWLDGSPMEHGSPFWTVRYSDICGYREVTSSLNITRRANNGSCYRYFQAPGEFPRGECVALTYEHFYYMSDEDCLHRKSPLCVATDRY